The sequence below is a genomic window from Bosea sp. F3-2.
CGCAGTTTGGGTGAGGTCCAGACCTCTCTTGGCTTCCAGATCTGCAGGAAGCCGATCAGGCAGGCCATCGAGATGAGCGAGGCGCCGATATCGACGATCCAGGGATTGATGAAGTTCGAGATCAGGAATTGCGGCACGGCGAAGGAAACGCCGGTGACGAGGACCGCCGGCCAGATCTGCAGCATGCCGCGCCAGCCGGCGAAGACACAGATCAGCCAGAACGGCACCAGCACGGAGAAGAAAGGCAATTGCCGCCCGACCATGGCGCCGAGCAGGAACGGATCGATACCGGTGACCTGGCTCAGACCCTGGATCGGCGTGCCGAGCGCGCCATAGGCGACGGGCGCCGTGTTGGCGATGAGCGAGAGGCCCGAGGCCGCCAGCGGCGAGAAGCCCAGCCCGATCAGGATCGCACCGGTGACTGCGACCGGTGTACCGAAGCCAGATGCGCCTTCGAAGAAGGCGCCGAAGGCGAAGGCGATCAGCAGGAGCTGGATGCGCCGGTCGTCGGTGACGCTGCCGATCGTGGTCTGCAGGATCCTGAAGGCGCCTTTCTCGACCGTCAGCCGGTAGAGGAAGATGACGTTGAGCACGATCCAGCCGATCGGGAAGAAGCCGGTGACGGCGCCGAGCACCGTGGCGCGCAGGGACATCCCGGCCGGCATGGTGAAGATGAAGATCGCGACCAGATTGGCGACGATGAGCGCGATGACGGCAGCGATATGCGCCTTGACGGCGTTGGATGCGATGAGACCGAGCAGAACGACGACGGGTAGCGCGGCTGCGAGCGTCGACAGAACGCTGTTGCCGAATGGATCATAAACCTGATTCCACATGACGGCGTGCCCCTCCAGCGGGCTGATCTGCAGAGAGTTTCAGCGAATGGCGTTTCGTCCTTTTCTTGTGTTGGCGCAGTAAGCGCCGCTCATTGAGTCGCAGCAAGCGCCACGGCATGCAGTCAACACAGGAATGGCGTAGCGCTTGGCGCAGAACCGATGTATGCCGGCCGCCATCCGCCGCGGCGTTCGCCCGCGGCCTTAAGCCGATCAGCGGAAGGACGTCATGGCCTACGATCTCGTCGTCATTGGAACCGGCCCCGGAGGCTATGTCTGCGCTATCCGGGCCGCCCAGCTCGGCTTGAAGGTCGCGGTGGTCGAGAAGCGCAAGACGCATGGCGGTACCTGCCTGAACGTCGGCTGCATTCCGTCCAAGGCGCTGCTGCACGCCTCCGAGATGTTCGAGGAAGCCGGCCACACCTTCGAGAAGCTCGGCGTCGTCGTCGGCAAGCCGAAGCTCGACCTCAAGGCGATGATGGCGCACAAGCAGGAGACCATCGACGCCAACGTCAATGGCGTCGCCTTCCTGTTCAAGAAGAACAAGATCGAGGCCTTCCACGGCACGGCTTCGATCCCGGCCGCCGGCAAGGTCGTCGTCACGGCCGAGGACGGCAAGATGCAGGAGCTGGAGGCGAAGAACATCGTCATCGCCACCGGCTCGGAATCGGCGCCGCTGCCGGGCGTCGAGATCGACGAGAAGACGGTCGTGACCTCGACCGGCGCGCTCGAGATCGGCGCGGTTCCGAAGGAGCTCATCGTGGTCGGCGCCGGCGTGATCGGCCTCGAGATCGGTTCGGTCTGGAGCCGGCTTGGCGCCAAGGTCACCGTCGTCGAGTTCCTCGACCGCATCCTGCCCGGCATGGACAGCGAGGTCGCCAAGCAATTCCAGCGCATCCTGGAGAAGCAGGGCTTCACCTTCCAGCTCGGCTCCAAGGTCACCAAGGTCGATGTGGCCAAGAAGGGCGGTGCGATCGTCACCGTCGCGCCCACCGCCGGTGGCGAGGCCCGGACGCTCAACGCCGACATCGTGCTGGTCGCGATCGGCCGTCGCCCGAACACCGATGGCCTCGGCCTCGACAAGGCCGGCGTCGCCACCGAGCGGGGCAGTGTCGTCATCGACGACCACTTCAAGACCAATGTCCCGGGCATTTACGCCATCGGCGACGTGGTGCGCGGGCCGATGCTGGCGCACAAGGCAGAGGACGAGGGCGTTGCGGTCGCCGAGATCATCGCCGGCAAGCATGGCCATGTGAACTATGACGCCATTCCGGGCATCGTCTACACGGCGCCGGAAGTCGCAGCGATCGGCAAGACCGAGGAGGAGCTGAAGGCAGCCGGTGTCGAGTACAAGGTCGGCAAGTTCCCGTTCACCGCGAACGGTCGCGCCCGCGCCATCCGCCACACCGACGGCTTCGTGAAGTTCCTCGCCGATGCCAAGACCGATCGCGTGCTCGGCTGCCACATCATCGGTCCGCATGCCGGCGACCTGATCGCCGAGGTCACGGTGCTGATGGAGTTCGGTGGCTCGGCCGAGGATCTCGCCCGGACCTGCCACGCGCATCCGACGCTGGCCGAGGCGGTCAAGGAAGCCGCGCTCGCGGTCGACAAGCGCCCGATCCATATGTGAGTGAGCCACAACGTCATTCTCGGGCGAAGCCTGGCTTCGACCCGGGAATCGCGTGACGGGACTGGGTATCTTCTCGTCCCAATACCGTCGGGTCGAATTCGACCATGCTGAACGCAATGATTGTTCCGGCTCGCTCCGCCTTTGGTCGCAAGGCGATCCGATGCTAGGATCGGTGCCATGACCCGTGACGAAGCCACCGCCGAGTTGGTCTGCCGTGCCAAGGTCTTGCGCGATCGTGGCGCACAGGCGGCATTCGTCTATGGGTCGACCGCTCGCGACGAGGCAAGAGAGGACAGCGACATCGACATTTTCATTGATGTCGATCCTGGCCGGAAATTCTCGCTGCTCGATCTCGTCGGAATGCAGCGCTACCTGACGGAGGAACTCGGTGTCGCCATCGATCTGACAACGCGATCGAGCCTGCATCCCAAGCTCCGGGCGCAGATCGAACGGGAAGCGATCCAAGTCTTCTGATGGCGCGTCGAAGCGATGTCGTCCTTGAGGAAATCCTCGACGCGATCGCGCTCATTGAACATGAGCTTGTCGGCCATACCCGAACATCGTTCGCGGCATCGCTTTTTCTGCAGCGGGGCACGGAGCGGTCGCTCGAAATCATTTCCGAAGCCGTGCGGCATCTTCCCGATGTCTTGCTCGCAATGCGGCCAGACATTGCCTGGAATGATGTCCGTGCGATCGGCAACAGGATCAGGCACGAGTATTGGCGCGTCGATCCAGCGCTGATCTGGTCAATCGTTGTCGACGACCTTCCGGCTCTCCGTGCCGCGGTCGAGGATCTACGGCGTGCCTGCCCGTGAGCGACGATCGCTGCGATTGAAGGGCTATCCCCGCCGGGCGTGGAAGGCCGTCAGCGTGTTCTTGAGCAGGCAGGCGATGGTCATCGGGCCGACGCCGCCCGGGACCGGGGTGATGGCGCCCGCGACCTTCGCGGCATCAGTGAAATCGACGTCGCCGGTGAGCTTGCCGTCGGGCAGGCGGTTGATGCCGACATCGATCACGGTCGCACCGGGCTTGATCCAATCGCCCTTGACCATGCGCGGGCGGCCGACGGCGGCGACGACGATGTCGGCACGGCGGACGACGCCAGGTAGATCGCGCGTGCGCGAATGGGCGATGGTGACGGTGCAGTCGGCCTGCAGCAGCAATTGCGCGACCGGGCGGCCGACCAATTCCGAGCGGCCGATCACTACCGCGTCGAGCCCCGACAGCGAGGGCAGGGCCTGCCTCAGCAGGAGCATGCAGCCAAGCGGCGTGCAAGGCACGAGGCCGTTCTTGCCGCCCGCGAGCAGGCCGGCATTGATCGGGTGAAGCCCATCGACATCCTTGGCGGGATCGATGGCGTCGATGACGCGGCCGGTGTCGATATGCTTCGGCAGCGGCAGCTGGACGAGGATGCCGTCGACGCTGTCGTCGGCGTTCAGCTCGGCCAGCTTGGCGAGGAGTTCCGCTTCGGTGGTCTCAGTCGGCAGCCGGTGGGCGACCGAGTTCATGCCGACTTCGACGGCGAGCTTTTCCTTCGAAGCGACATAGACCTTGCTCGCCGGGTCTTCGCCGACGAGGACGACATGCAGCCCCGGCACGACCCCGCGCGCGGCCTTGATCGCAGCGACCTCGCGGCCGATCTCGGCCCTGAGCGCGGCGGCGGCGGCCTTGCCGTCGATGATGCGGGCTTCTCCGGTCATGATCCGACCTCGTCCTTGGTGATCATGCCGCCCTCATGCGCGATCCGGCCGGCCCGGACAAGCCCGAATGCGGCGGCGGCATGCCCACAGGCGCCATCGGCGGGGGAGGAACGGTAGGCGTGGCTTGCGGGCTTGGGGGCAGCCCGGTATCGACGAACCCAGGCGGCCATGAACGGAAGGGGCAAGGACAACGTGACGAGAGGTTTCGCCCGTCTGCCCGACGCTCCGGCCTTCCGCCTCACTGATCTGCGTGTCCCTGCCTGCCTGATCGAGGGCAGCGACATCCCGGCCGATCGCCGTGGGCTGGCGCGCGTGAATCTCGCCATCGCCGATGGCCGGATCGAGGCGATCGAGCCGGCCGGCGCGCTGACTGCGGGGGCGATGCCGACGCTCGATCTCGACGGCGGCATGGTGCTGCCACGGCTGGTCGATTGCCACACCCATATCGACAAGGGTCATATCTGGCCGCGCAGCCCCAACCCGGACGGCACCTTTCCGGGCGCGCTTGCGACTGTCGCGGCCGATCGCGAGGCGAACTGGTCAGCTGAAGACGTTCGCACGCGGATGGGCTTCTCGCTGCGCACCGCCTTCGCCCACGGCACGGCGGCGCTGCGCACCCATATCGATTCACTCGGCAAGCAGATCGGCATTTCCTGGCCGGTTTATGCCGAGATCCGGGCGGAATGGGCCGGGCGCATCGCGCTGCAGGCCTCGCCGCTGTTCGGGGCCGACGCCGCGCTCGATCCGGCCCATATGGCCGCGGTGATTGCAGCGGTGAAGGCGCATGGCGACCGCCTGCTCGGCTGCGTCACCTATATGATCCCGGAGCTCGACCGTGCGCTCGACATCCTGTTCCAGGCGGCGATCGAGAACGGCTTCGACCTCGATTTCCATGT
It includes:
- a CDS encoding HepT-like ribonuclease domain-containing protein, yielding MARRSDVVLEEILDAIALIEHELVGHTRTSFAASLFLQRGTERSLEIISEAVRHLPDVLLAMRPDIAWNDVRAIGNRIRHEYWRVDPALIWSIVVDDLPALRAAVEDLRRACP
- a CDS encoding nucleotidyltransferase family protein, whose amino-acid sequence is MTRDEATAELVCRAKVLRDRGAQAAFVYGSTARDEAREDSDIDIFIDVDPGRKFSLLDLVGMQRYLTEELGVAIDLTTRSSLHPKLRAQIEREAIQVF
- the folD gene encoding bifunctional methylenetetrahydrofolate dehydrogenase/methenyltetrahydrofolate cyclohydrolase FolD; the protein is MTGEARIIDGKAAAAALRAEIGREVAAIKAARGVVPGLHVVLVGEDPASKVYVASKEKLAVEVGMNSVAHRLPTETTEAELLAKLAELNADDSVDGILVQLPLPKHIDTGRVIDAIDPAKDVDGLHPINAGLLAGGKNGLVPCTPLGCMLLLRQALPSLSGLDAVVIGRSELVGRPVAQLLLQADCTVTIAHSRTRDLPGVVRRADIVVAAVGRPRMVKGDWIKPGATVIDVGINRLPDGKLTGDVDFTDAAKVAGAITPVPGGVGPMTIACLLKNTLTAFHARRG
- a CDS encoding L-lactate permease, producing MWNQVYDPFGNSVLSTLAAALPVVVLLGLIASNAVKAHIAAVIALIVANLVAIFIFTMPAGMSLRATVLGAVTGFFPIGWIVLNVIFLYRLTVEKGAFRILQTTIGSVTDDRRIQLLLIAFAFGAFFEGASGFGTPVAVTGAILIGLGFSPLAASGLSLIANTAPVAYGALGTPIQGLSQVTGIDPFLLGAMVGRQLPFFSVLVPFWLICVFAGWRGMLQIWPAVLVTGVSFAVPQFLISNFINPWIVDIGASLISMACLIGFLQIWKPREVWTSPKLRGHDVSDDGSLTQPAATTRPSSSQVWMALTPWIIVCIILLIWGTGWFKNLVNPWATWNYPVPDLHNMINKVAPVAAKPTPEGAIFSFTWLSYTGSGMLIAAIISGFAMGFGPFKMAQVYGRTLKLCAYSLITIAAMLAIGTLTRLSGIDATLGLAFAGTGVLYPFFGTLLGWLGVALTGSDTASNVLFGNLQKVTSEQLGLSPILMGAANSSGGVMGKMIDAQSIVVASTATGWFGHEGVILRFVFWHSIVLASLVGGLVMLQAYVHPFSAMVVK
- the lpdA gene encoding dihydrolipoyl dehydrogenase produces the protein MAYDLVVIGTGPGGYVCAIRAAQLGLKVAVVEKRKTHGGTCLNVGCIPSKALLHASEMFEEAGHTFEKLGVVVGKPKLDLKAMMAHKQETIDANVNGVAFLFKKNKIEAFHGTASIPAAGKVVVTAEDGKMQELEAKNIVIATGSESAPLPGVEIDEKTVVTSTGALEIGAVPKELIVVGAGVIGLEIGSVWSRLGAKVTVVEFLDRILPGMDSEVAKQFQRILEKQGFTFQLGSKVTKVDVAKKGGAIVTVAPTAGGEARTLNADIVLVAIGRRPNTDGLGLDKAGVATERGSVVIDDHFKTNVPGIYAIGDVVRGPMLAHKAEDEGVAVAEIIAGKHGHVNYDAIPGIVYTAPEVAAIGKTEEELKAAGVEYKVGKFPFTANGRARAIRHTDGFVKFLADAKTDRVLGCHIIGPHAGDLIAEVTVLMEFGGSAEDLARTCHAHPTLAEAVKEAALAVDKRPIHM